In a genomic window of Blastocatellia bacterium:
- the hslO gene encoding Hsp33 family molecular chaperone HslO, which produces MNGDRLVRGFACEHTVRCAAAVTTELVDEACRRHRTSPTAAAALGRSLTAGLLLGTMLKEVEKLTLIFHCQGPIERITVEADARGNVRGYVRNPSADLPLTDRSKFNVKGIVGGGMLYVMREGEYYRTGLYRDPYVGSVPIISGEIAEDIAYYLTQSEQIPSAVSLGVFVVPDGDRAFRVAAAGGFIVQTFPGTSPHVIADLERSIAETPYITQLIRQGKGPEEILQTALGKYDFEVLEIRPLRFRCTCSEERARRILAALDPRYLQEMLEEDGGAEMVCQFCSSTYRFTAEDLARLRAEAATDEPS; this is translated from the coding sequence ATGAATGGTGATCGCCTTGTTCGGGGTTTTGCTTGCGAGCACACGGTGCGCTGTGCCGCGGCTGTGACGACGGAGCTGGTAGATGAAGCTTGCCGCCGCCATCGAACGTCCCCCACCGCAGCGGCGGCGCTCGGTCGCAGCCTGACGGCCGGTCTGCTCCTGGGAACGATGCTCAAAGAGGTCGAAAAGCTGACGCTCATCTTCCACTGTCAGGGCCCTATTGAGCGGATCACGGTTGAAGCCGATGCGAGGGGGAACGTGCGGGGATATGTGAGAAATCCGTCAGCGGATCTGCCATTAACAGATCGAAGCAAATTCAACGTCAAGGGCATCGTGGGTGGAGGGATGCTCTACGTTATGCGGGAGGGAGAATACTACCGCACAGGACTTTATCGCGACCCCTATGTCGGATCGGTTCCTATCATCTCCGGTGAAATTGCTGAAGACATCGCTTACTATCTCACGCAATCCGAACAGATTCCCTCGGCGGTATCGCTCGGTGTTTTCGTTGTTCCCGACGGAGATCGCGCTTTTCGCGTAGCGGCGGCGGGGGGCTTCATCGTTCAGACCTTCCCCGGGACATCCCCGCACGTGATCGCCGATCTCGAACGCTCCATCGCCGAAACCCCCTATATCACCCAATTGATTCGTCAAGGGAAAGGCCCCGAAGAAATCCTGCAAACGGCCCTGGGCAAGTACGATTTCGAGGTCTTGGAGATCAGACCCCTGAGATTTCGCTGCACGTGTTCAGAAGAGCGAGCGCGACGTATCCTGGCGGCACTCGATCCGCGCTATCTTCAGGAAATGCTTGAGGAAGATGGGGGAGCCGAGATGGTCTGTCAGTTTTGTAGCTCGACGTATCGCTTCACCGCTGAGGACCTCGCCCGGCTGCGGGCTGAGGCGGCGACAGATGAACCCTCTTGA
- a CDS encoding MFS transporter, with the protein MKVKSQISNLASSAAPLEQERPKVFRALYNPNYRVFWVGSLLSNIGSWMQTVAQGWLVLQLTNSAFLLGVVGFTGMFPVLVFSLVGGVYADRFDRRRLLVATQTVLMVLALILGVLVSTGAITVWHVLVLSLLSGIANALSMPAYQAMVQDLVGRDDLMNAIALNSVQFNLSRVIGPATAGVALGRIGIAGCFYLNAVSFLAVIVALLRIRFPHYVPPQSPPRSVAKSVVEGMQYVWENRIILYLLTIVAAVSLWGMPYMTLLPIFARDVLHRGAAELGYLMSSSGVGAVMGALVLARLGDFSFKGKMAIAGGLMFALSVFGFALSRSYYLSLGFLLMAGWSLVSCVAVINTLIQKLVPAHVRGRVMSMYSLAFLGLMPIGNLVAGTLAELLGARAGLALGAVLIASTVFYVITVRSDVAHLR; encoded by the coding sequence ATGAAGGTGAAATCACAGATTTCAAATCTCGCGTCGTCAGCCGCTCCCCTGGAGCAAGAGCGTCCGAAGGTCTTTCGGGCTCTGTACAATCCCAACTATCGGGTGTTCTGGGTCGGATCGCTACTCTCCAATATCGGTTCCTGGATGCAGACGGTCGCTCAAGGATGGTTGGTGCTTCAGCTCACCAACTCGGCCTTCCTCCTTGGCGTGGTCGGTTTCACAGGGATGTTTCCGGTCCTCGTCTTCTCGCTTGTCGGGGGCGTGTACGCGGATCGGTTCGATCGGCGACGCCTGCTCGTGGCCACGCAAACGGTTTTGATGGTGCTCGCTCTCATTCTGGGGGTACTGGTGAGCACGGGCGCCATCACCGTCTGGCATGTTCTCGTGTTGTCGCTGTTGTCGGGGATCGCCAATGCGCTCAGTATGCCGGCCTACCAGGCGATGGTGCAGGATCTGGTGGGCCGCGATGATTTGATGAATGCCATCGCTCTGAACTCCGTTCAGTTCAATCTCTCACGGGTGATCGGGCCGGCAACCGCCGGGGTGGCTCTGGGAAGGATCGGCATCGCCGGGTGTTTTTATTTGAACGCCGTCAGTTTTCTGGCTGTAATTGTCGCCCTGCTGCGGATTCGTTTCCCCCATTATGTGCCACCCCAGAGCCCGCCGAGATCGGTGGCGAAGAGTGTCGTCGAGGGCATGCAATACGTATGGGAGAACCGCATCATTCTTTATCTTCTCACCATTGTGGCAGCGGTGAGCCTGTGGGGGATGCCTTACATGACGCTTCTGCCAATTTTCGCCCGCGACGTTCTCCATCGCGGAGCTGCCGAACTGGGCTACCTCATGTCGTCCAGTGGCGTCGGTGCCGTGATGGGAGCCCTTGTTCTGGCGCGGCTCGGTGATTTTTCTTTCAAAGGAAAGATGGCCATCGCCGGTGGCCTCATGTTTGCTCTGTCGGTCTTCGGCTTCGCCCTTTCTCGGAGTTATTACCTGTCGCTGGGGTTCCTTTTGATGGCCGGCTGGTCGCTCGTCAGTTGTGTGGCCGTCATCAACACACTGATTCAGAAGCTCGTTCCCGCTCACGTTCGAGGGCGGGTCATGAGCATGTACTCACTGGCGTTCCTCGGCCTGATGCCAATTGGTAACCTCGTTGCTGGAACGCTGGCCGAGTTGCTGGGAGCACGGGCGGGACTCGCCCTCGGAGCGGTTCTCATTGCCTCGACGGTGTTTTATGTCATTACCGTTCGGAGCGACGTCGCTCACCTTCGCTAG
- a CDS encoding LD-carboxypeptidase, with translation MALIKPPRLKPGSTVGIVAPASNIRPDWLEAGIRELERLGLRVKYLPSIFEKHFYLAGSDERRADELMDMIADPNVTAIFAARGGYGSARVFDRLDEEVIRRHPKIVMGYSDITALLLWLQTRFGWVVFHGPMVTREFAAGPGHYDEELFWRVLGRAEPIGEIDTSGTKILSPGQARGRLVGGCLTLFTSALGTNYECDTTDAILFLEDYQARPYQVDRMLTHLRQANKLLRVQGLIFGEMTECIQHEAQGYTIEDVIRECVGDLGVPILFGLRSGHSDWGNLVLPLGVEATLDCTSGRPRLIIEESAVE, from the coding sequence ATGGCACTGATCAAGCCCCCTCGCCTGAAGCCCGGCAGTACCGTAGGCATCGTGGCTCCGGCCAGTAACATTCGCCCCGATTGGCTGGAAGCAGGGATCCGCGAACTGGAGCGACTGGGTCTTCGGGTAAAGTATCTCCCCTCGATTTTTGAGAAGCACTTCTACCTTGCCGGATCGGATGAACGGCGCGCTGATGAACTGATGGACATGATCGCCGATCCCAATGTGACGGCGATCTTCGCCGCTCGTGGCGGCTATGGATCGGCGCGGGTCTTCGACAGGCTCGATGAGGAAGTTATCCGCCGACATCCCAAAATCGTCATGGGCTATAGCGACATCACCGCACTGCTTCTGTGGCTCCAAACCCGATTCGGCTGGGTCGTCTTTCACGGACCGATGGTCACGCGCGAGTTTGCTGCCGGGCCGGGACACTATGACGAGGAGCTTTTCTGGCGCGTCCTCGGGCGGGCCGAACCGATCGGAGAAATTGACACGAGTGGGACGAAGATTCTCTCTCCGGGGCAAGCCAGAGGACGACTCGTCGGCGGGTGTCTGACCCTCTTCACGAGTGCCCTGGGAACCAACTACGAGTGTGATACAACCGATGCGATCCTCTTCCTCGAGGATTATCAGGCCCGGCCCTATCAGGTTGATCGAATGCTCACTCATCTGCGACAGGCGAACAAACTCCTTCGGGTGCAGGGACTCATTTTCGGAGAGATGACCGAATGCATCCAGCATGAGGCTCAGGGGTACACCATCGAGGATGTCATCCGCGAGTGCGTCGGAGATCTGGGGGTTCCTATTCTCTTCGGACTGCGGTCAGGACACAGTGACTGGGGTAATCTCGTCCTGCCCCTGGGCGTTGAGGCCACACTGGATTGTACGTCCGGCCGCCCACGCCTTATCATTGAGGAGTCAGCCGTCGAATAA
- a CDS encoding folylpolyglutamate synthase/dihydrofolate synthase family protein encodes MNYSETIEYLAWLGHEVRGMKFGLEKITRLMAEVGNPHERYPSVIIAGTNGKGSVAAMIEAVFRAGGWRVGLYTSPHLLEVEERIRVNGQPISREDFAIGASLIRESAERLVSQRIIESLPSYFEFITAIGFDYFARQGIDLAVLEVGLGGRLDATNIAPPFVSVITAIDIDHEEYLGSTLASIAAEKAAVIKPGCQAVMARQQPEAFEVLMRRCRMVDVTPVLAVGPVEILDAESDGRFTFRYRSVSGRSWDIRLGLRGRHQIENALAALEAVQIISRRGFPVSNDAVVRGLETVSWPGRLELIAGGDTAPILLDGAHNTAGARALRRYLDEFGCHPLTLVFGVMRDKRVDEMAAELFPLADAIILTRVADERAADLQWLARVASRYGSPVEAETPTHALKRARAITPRGGMICVTGSLYLVGEVKRLLLGEDLSRSGAPERDRSWH; translated from the coding sequence GTGAATTACTCCGAAACCATCGAGTATCTCGCCTGGCTGGGCCACGAGGTGCGGGGGATGAAATTCGGCCTGGAGAAGATCACCCGTCTCATGGCCGAAGTGGGTAATCCTCATGAGCGCTACCCGAGCGTGATCATCGCCGGGACCAACGGCAAAGGATCGGTGGCAGCGATGATCGAGGCCGTGTTCCGGGCGGGGGGATGGCGCGTCGGGCTCTACACGTCGCCTCATCTGCTGGAGGTCGAAGAACGCATCAGGGTCAACGGTCAGCCCATCTCCCGTGAGGATTTCGCCATCGGCGCCAGCCTTATTCGTGAGAGTGCCGAGAGACTCGTCTCCCAAAGGATCATCGAATCACTGCCGAGCTATTTCGAGTTCATCACGGCCATCGGTTTCGACTACTTTGCCCGTCAGGGGATTGACCTCGCCGTTCTCGAGGTGGGACTCGGGGGGAGGCTTGATGCGACCAATATTGCGCCGCCCTTTGTCTCCGTCATCACGGCTATTGATATTGATCACGAGGAGTACCTGGGCTCGACTCTCGCATCCATCGCGGCAGAGAAGGCAGCCGTCATCAAGCCGGGATGCCAGGCCGTGATGGCGCGACAGCAACCCGAAGCATTTGAAGTCCTCATGCGCCGGTGCCGGATGGTGGATGTGACGCCCGTTCTTGCCGTAGGCCCTGTCGAAATCCTCGACGCGGAATCCGATGGCCGGTTCACCTTTCGCTATCGGTCGGTCTCCGGACGCTCGTGGGACATCCGGTTGGGATTGCGTGGACGCCATCAAATCGAGAATGCCCTCGCCGCCCTGGAGGCTGTGCAGATTATCTCGCGTCGGGGATTTCCCGTCTCCAACGATGCTGTTGTCCGAGGACTTGAGACCGTCTCCTGGCCCGGTCGGTTAGAACTCATCGCTGGAGGTGACACAGCGCCGATTCTTCTTGACGGGGCGCATAATACGGCAGGCGCGCGCGCCTTGCGGCGTTACCTGGATGAGTTCGGCTGTCATCCCCTGACGCTCGTTTTCGGGGTGATGCGGGATAAGCGAGTTGACGAAATGGCCGCGGAGCTTTTCCCTCTCGCCGACGCAATCATCCTCACGCGCGTGGCTGATGAGCGAGCCGCCGATCTCCAGTGGCTCGCCCGTGTGGCATCCCGATACGGATCACCCGTCGAAGCCGAGACTCCGACCCACGCTCTGAAGAGAGCCCGAGCCATCACTCCTCGGGGCGGGATGATTTGCGTTACCGGCTCACTTTACCTCGTCGGCGAGGTTAAACGATTGTTGCTCGGAGAGGATCTCTCGAGATCGGGTGCTCCTGAACGGGATCGCTCATGGCACTGA
- the accD gene encoding acetyl-CoA carboxylase, carboxyltransferase subunit beta: MPLFRRKEKPPPLEPPQERTVKTEGVFLRCDGCREVLYRKDVEENLMVCPKCRYHFKITARRRLELLFDDGHYVELDSRLTSSDPLNFVDTRSYKDRLQAMQKATGLLEAVITGEGTLGGYPAIVAAMEYNFIGGSMGSVVGEKITRAIERAMEKRSALVIVSCSGGARMMEGVLSLMQMAKISAALARLDDARLPYISVLTDPTTGGVTASFAMLGDLNIAEPGALIGFAGPRVIEQTIKQKLPEGFQRSEFLLQHGMLDAVVDRRELRSYIIKALGFMMPDAKRQ, from the coding sequence ATGCCGCTTTTCCGACGAAAAGAGAAGCCGCCGCCCCTGGAGCCACCCCAGGAGCGCACCGTGAAAACCGAGGGCGTTTTCCTCCGGTGCGATGGTTGCCGGGAAGTCCTCTACCGCAAGGACGTGGAAGAGAATCTCATGGTCTGTCCTAAATGCCGCTACCACTTTAAGATCACTGCCCGGCGGCGACTGGAACTCCTCTTCGACGACGGCCATTATGTCGAACTCGACAGCCGGTTGACATCCTCCGATCCATTGAACTTCGTGGATACGCGATCTTACAAGGATCGCCTGCAGGCAATGCAAAAAGCCACCGGACTGCTTGAAGCCGTGATCACTGGCGAGGGGACTCTTGGCGGTTATCCGGCGATTGTGGCGGCGATGGAATATAACTTCATCGGAGGGAGCATGGGCTCGGTCGTGGGGGAGAAAATCACTCGCGCGATTGAGCGGGCGATGGAAAAGAGATCGGCCCTGGTCATCGTGTCCTGCTCCGGGGGAGCGCGGATGATGGAAGGCGTCCTCAGCCTGATGCAGATGGCAAAAATTTCCGCGGCGCTGGCACGACTGGATGATGCTCGCCTCCCTTATATTTCCGTCCTGACCGATCCCACTACCGGTGGGGTCACGGCCAGCTTTGCCATGCTCGGTGACCTCAATATTGCCGAGCCGGGGGCGCTCATTGGATTTGCCGGGCCCCGCGTCATCGAGCAGACGATCAAGCAAAAGCTTCCGGAAGGGTTCCAGCGGTCGGAGTTTTTGCTCCAGCATGGGATGCTGGATGCTGTTGTGGATCGTCGGGAGCTTCGATCCTACATCATCAAGGCCCTCGGTTTCATGATGCCTGATGCAAAACGGCAGTGA
- the meaB gene encoding methylmalonyl Co-A mutase-associated GTPase MeaB has product MSADILAGDVRAIARAISLVENDGAEAYALLRRLFPRSGRATVIGVTGSPGVGKSTLVDKLALHYRRQGDTIGIIAVDPSSPFSGGAILGDRIRMNALGTDAGVFIRSMATRGTLGGLARTTGDVVLILDAAGYDKVIVETVGVGQDEVDIVKTADVTVVVLVPGLGDDVQTIKAGIMEIGDVFVINKADRDGVERTEAEVVALLSLAERPDGWRPPVVKTVATENRGIVELADAIGHALEFRRTTPHAEERKRQIAEERIKSLLKERLLALTLSVALSPEELRELASAMARRERDPYSIVEQITERMLAGLHAPNRKISEGETVAG; this is encoded by the coding sequence ATGAGTGCCGACATCCTCGCCGGGGATGTCCGTGCCATCGCGCGTGCCATCTCGCTCGTGGAGAACGATGGAGCAGAGGCCTATGCTCTTCTCCGTCGCCTCTTTCCTCGAAGCGGTCGGGCGACGGTCATCGGTGTGACGGGGTCACCCGGCGTCGGCAAGAGCACTCTTGTGGATAAGCTCGCCCTGCACTATCGCCGTCAGGGAGACACCATCGGCATCATCGCCGTTGATCCCTCCAGTCCCTTCAGCGGCGGGGCTATTCTCGGCGACCGCATCCGCATGAACGCTCTGGGGACGGATGCCGGCGTGTTCATCCGCTCGATGGCGACCCGAGGAACGCTGGGCGGCCTCGCTCGAACGACCGGAGATGTTGTTCTCATTCTCGATGCTGCGGGCTATGACAAAGTGATCGTCGAGACGGTGGGCGTCGGGCAAGACGAAGTGGACATCGTCAAGACGGCTGATGTCACCGTGGTGGTTCTGGTTCCCGGCCTCGGCGATGATGTGCAAACGATCAAGGCCGGCATTATGGAGATCGGCGATGTGTTCGTCATCAACAAGGCCGATCGGGACGGTGTCGAACGTACGGAAGCAGAAGTGGTGGCGCTCCTGTCTTTGGCCGAACGCCCCGACGGCTGGCGGCCCCCAGTTGTGAAAACCGTCGCCACCGAGAATCGTGGCATCGTCGAATTGGCCGATGCCATTGGCCACGCTCTCGAGTTCCGCCGAACCACCCCACATGCGGAGGAACGCAAACGACAAATCGCCGAGGAGAGGATCAAAAGCCTTCTGAAAGAGAGACTCCTCGCCCTGACATTGTCGGTGGCCCTCTCGCCGGAGGAATTGCGGGAGCTGGCATCGGCCATGGCGCGGCGAGAACGGGATCCTTACTCCATTGTCGAGCAGATCACCGAGCGCATGCTGGCGGGCCTCCACGCGCCCAATCGCAAGATCAGCGAAGGAGAAACAGTCGCAGGATGA
- the mce gene encoding methylmalonyl-CoA epimerase, which produces MKIDHIGIAVRSLDEALAFFSDALGLQCTGRETVAEQGVRVAFLPVGESRLELLEPIHEDSPVGRFLRKRGEGIHHICLMVDDIDVALADLRARNVRLVDETPRCGAEGRKIAFLHPSSSHGVLIELVENPDRSNGCREVGSDGSV; this is translated from the coding sequence ATGAAGATTGATCATATCGGCATCGCTGTTCGCTCGCTCGACGAGGCGCTCGCCTTCTTCAGTGATGCGCTGGGTCTTCAATGCACCGGACGGGAGACGGTGGCTGAACAAGGTGTGCGGGTTGCGTTTCTGCCGGTCGGTGAGAGTCGGCTGGAGTTGCTCGAACCGATTCACGAAGATTCACCTGTCGGGCGATTCCTCAGGAAACGCGGCGAGGGAATCCATCACATCTGCTTGATGGTTGACGATATTGATGTCGCGCTGGCCGATCTGCGGGCGCGTAACGTTCGCCTGGTGGACGAGACGCCGCGCTGCGGGGCAGAGGGACGAAAAATCGCCTTTCTTCACCCCTCCAGCAGTCATGGCGTGCTCATCGAACTCGTCGAGAATCCCGACCGATCCAATGGCTGTCGAGAGGTCGGTTCGGACGGATCCGTGTAG
- a CDS encoding peptidylprolyl isomerase, with protein MKRWHRLLVALVVVAGVTAGAITIQRRVATHMDISAISASEFEALIKSLPQQRRDFYSTPEGKKEFADQIQMALALAQEAKRIGLLGDPEVMSQIEMQKLSILASAYRDRHADVQITDEEIETFHRLNPTALQEILKLYPQLGQSEDARDQVRRQLAELRIFADRAKKEGLDRDPGVALQLRIFPSFAIQQHVMRRLFESTTVSPEEIQRYYDQHRNEFEQVKARHILFSLRPKPDQTTPPDKEKVRQKALQVLQRLRAGEDFATLAREYSEDPGTRENGGDLGFFSRGRMVKEFEEAAFSLAPGQISDLVETTYGFHIIKVEEKRTAPLDNQIRLEIEQKVRAEKINATLEDLKKRYAVKIALS; from the coding sequence GTGAAACGATGGCACCGACTTTTAGTGGCTCTCGTCGTCGTAGCTGGTGTGACAGCCGGAGCCATTACCATCCAGCGGCGGGTGGCCACCCACATGGACATCTCCGCCATTTCCGCCAGTGAATTTGAGGCTCTCATCAAGTCGCTTCCCCAACAACGACGCGACTTCTACTCGACGCCGGAGGGGAAGAAAGAGTTTGCCGATCAAATCCAGATGGCGCTGGCCCTCGCTCAGGAAGCCAAGCGGATTGGCCTGCTCGGCGATCCCGAGGTCATGAGCCAGATCGAGATGCAAAAGCTCTCGATTCTGGCCAGCGCCTATCGTGATCGCCATGCGGATGTACAGATCACCGACGAGGAGATCGAGACGTTTCATCGGCTCAACCCCACGGCTCTTCAAGAGATTCTCAAGCTCTACCCCCAGCTGGGCCAATCCGAAGACGCCCGAGATCAAGTGCGTCGTCAGCTCGCCGAATTGCGCATCTTCGCCGACCGGGCGAAAAAGGAGGGATTGGATCGCGATCCGGGCGTGGCGCTTCAGTTGCGCATCTTCCCGTCCTTCGCCATCCAGCAGCATGTCATGCGCCGACTCTTTGAGAGCACCACGGTCAGCCCGGAGGAGATCCAGCGCTACTACGATCAGCATCGCAATGAATTCGAGCAGGTCAAGGCCCGGCACATTCTCTTCAGCCTGCGTCCGAAGCCGGATCAAACCACGCCTCCCGACAAGGAGAAAGTTCGGCAGAAAGCCCTTCAGGTCCTTCAGCGTCTTCGGGCCGGCGAGGATTTTGCCACTCTCGCCAGGGAATATTCCGAGGATCCGGGAACAAGGGAGAACGGAGGAGATCTCGGCTTCTTCTCTCGGGGCCGCATGGTGAAGGAATTCGAGGAGGCAGCGTTCTCCCTCGCACCGGGCCAGATCAGTGATCTGGTCGAAACGACCTACGGTTTCCACATCATCAAGGTGGAGGAGAAGCGCACGGCCCCGCTGGACAACCAAATCCGCCTTGAAATCGAACAAAAAGTTCGCGCGGAGAAAATCAACGCGACTCTGGAAGATCTGAAGAAGCGATATGCCGTAAAAATTGCCCTCAGCTAA
- a CDS encoding MBL fold metallo-hydrolase has protein sequence MRFRLGQFTLDVVSDGRWRLDGGMMFGIVPKVLWERVLPADEKNRVPMALNCLLIRTGRDVILVDTGIGDTWDDKFRQIYAIDRSSTLLGSLAACGVRPEDVTLVINSHLHFDHAGTNTCYRGDRLVPTFPRARYVVQRGEYEHARQPLERDRASYRPVTWEPLEDAGQLDLIEGDRELVPGVQVVKVGGHNRDLQCVILRSGGETAMFWGDLIPLTHHVALPWIMALDLYPVQTLEQKRRLIPQAAREGWLCFFYHDTQIPAGRIVERDGKFHVIPETGDIYG, from the coding sequence ATGAGGTTTCGCCTGGGCCAGTTCACTCTGGATGTCGTTAGTGATGGGCGCTGGCGACTCGATGGCGGGATGATGTTCGGCATCGTCCCCAAGGTGCTCTGGGAGCGCGTCCTCCCGGCGGATGAAAAGAACCGCGTTCCCATGGCGCTCAATTGCCTTCTCATTCGCACGGGTCGTGATGTGATTCTCGTGGACACGGGGATCGGCGATACCTGGGATGACAAGTTCCGCCAGATATATGCCATTGACCGATCGTCCACGCTGCTGGGCTCTCTCGCCGCCTGCGGCGTGCGCCCCGAGGACGTCACGCTTGTGATCAACTCGCACCTTCATTTCGACCACGCCGGGACGAACACGTGTTACCGGGGAGATCGGCTCGTGCCGACATTCCCTCGCGCTCGGTACGTCGTTCAGCGCGGCGAATACGAACATGCCCGGCAGCCGCTGGAGCGCGATCGCGCCAGTTATCGTCCCGTCACCTGGGAACCGCTGGAGGACGCTGGACAACTGGACCTCATCGAAGGTGATCGCGAGCTTGTCCCTGGTGTCCAGGTCGTCAAAGTCGGCGGTCACAACCGGGACCTTCAATGCGTCATCCTTCGCTCGGGCGGCGAGACGGCGATGTTTTGGGGGGATCTCATCCCCCTGACGCATCATGTCGCGTTGCCCTGGATCATGGCCCTGGACCTCTATCCGGTCCAGACGCTGGAACAAAAGAGGCGATTGATCCCTCAGGCGGCACGCGAAGGGTGGCTGTGTTTCTTTTACCACGATACGCAGATTCCCGCCGGTCGCATCGTCGAGCGGGACGGAAAATTTCACGTCATCCCTGAGACAGGAGACATCTATGGCTGA
- a CDS encoding S-methyl-5'-thioadenosine phosphorylase: MAEAQIGIIGGSGFYEMEGLTDTHEVTVETPFGKPSDAFLLGKLDGVPVAFLARPGRGHRLMPSELPFRANIYALKLLGVERIISVSAVGSLQEKYAPLDIVIPDQFFDRTRHRVSTFFGDGIVAHISFADPVCPVVSDVLEKAARQVSGITVHRGGTYLCIEGPAFSTKAESHVYRSWGMDIIGMTNLQEAKLAREAEMCYATLALVTDYDCWHPGHDAVTVEMVLDYLNRNTANAKKIVATAVRIFKDIPRECRCHSALRHAIQTDRAKIPPETVKKLSAILGKYFPVEIEE; encoded by the coding sequence ATGGCTGAAGCACAAATCGGGATCATTGGTGGAAGTGGATTCTATGAGATGGAAGGGCTCACCGACACCCACGAGGTAACGGTGGAAACGCCATTTGGCAAACCTTCGGACGCTTTCCTCCTGGGAAAGCTCGATGGCGTCCCCGTGGCCTTTCTGGCCCGTCCCGGTCGGGGCCATCGGCTGATGCCCTCGGAGCTTCCGTTTCGAGCCAATATCTACGCCCTGAAACTGCTCGGCGTCGAACGGATCATTTCTGTGAGCGCCGTTGGATCACTGCAGGAAAAGTACGCTCCTCTCGATATTGTCATTCCCGATCAGTTTTTTGATCGCACGCGCCATCGCGTTTCAACCTTCTTCGGCGATGGCATTGTCGCCCATATTTCCTTCGCCGATCCGGTCTGCCCGGTCGTGAGCGACGTGCTGGAGAAAGCCGCGCGGCAAGTGTCCGGCATCACGGTTCACCGCGGGGGGACGTATCTTTGTATCGAGGGTCCCGCTTTTTCCACAAAGGCAGAGTCGCACGTCTATCGTTCCTGGGGGATGGACATCATTGGCATGACCAACCTTCAGGAGGCCAAGCTGGCCCGCGAGGCCGAAATGTGCTACGCCACGCTGGCTCTGGTGACTGACTATGACTGCTGGCATCCGGGTCACGATGCCGTGACCGTCGAGATGGTCCTCGACTATCTCAATCGGAACACGGCCAATGCGAAAAAGATCGTCGCTACGGCCGTGCGTATATTCAAAGACATCCCCCGGGAGTGCCGCTGCCACTCGGCCCTTCGGCATGCGATTCAAACGGATCGGGCGAAAATTCCGCCGGAAACGGTGAAAAAACTCTCGGCTATCCTGGGTAAATATTTTCCCGTGGAAATTGAGGAGTAG
- a CDS encoding tetratricopeptide repeat protein yields the protein MRAYVPRLMNGANEPGLPGWGGGKEPPVSRMYLGLAITGLLLVAPFGLLASPLHPHPQGSVIRGPLRDPRKPELERAATKNLEVAQFYLKRKKWAAAENRLQRIVAEHPDFSQIAQVYYLLGEVYRQTNRRELAIELYSRVVEEFPEHEMAARARERLRQMGVESVKEPGHPK from the coding sequence ATGCGAGCGTATGTTCCTCGCCTCATGAATGGCGCGAATGAGCCTGGCCTGCCGGGATGGGGGGGAGGGAAAGAGCCACCCGTCTCGCGGATGTATCTCGGCCTGGCAATCACAGGCCTTTTGCTGGTCGCTCCCTTTGGCCTTCTGGCTTCCCCGCTGCATCCTCATCCCCAGGGGAGCGTGATCAGGGGGCCGCTGCGGGACCCCCGAAAACCCGAACTCGAACGAGCCGCCACCAAAAATCTCGAAGTGGCCCAGTTCTACCTGAAAAGGAAGAAATGGGCCGCAGCGGAAAATCGCCTCCAGAGGATTGTCGCGGAACATCCCGATTTTTCTCAAATCGCGCAGGTGTACTATCTCCTTGGTGAAGTCTATCGTCAGACGAACCGGCGAGAGCTGGCCATCGAACTCTACTCGCGGGTGGTCGAGGAATTCCCCGAGCATGAGATGGCCGCCCGCGCTCGCGAACGTCTTCGCCAGATGGGCGTCGAGTCGGTGAAGGAGCCAGGTCATCCTAAGTGA